A segment of the Pelecanus crispus isolate bPelCri1 chromosome Z, bPelCri1.pri, whole genome shotgun sequence genome:
ATTTCtggattgtcgtggtttagccccagccagcaactaagcaccacgcagccgctcgctcactccccctaccccgatgggatgggggagagaattggaggagtaagagtgagaaacactcctgggctgagataagaacagtttaataattgaaataaagtaaaatagtaatgttaatagtaacagtataataatgataataataataatgatacacgaagcaagtgatgcacaatgcaattgctcaccacccgccgaccgatacccagacagttcccgagcagcgatcgctgctccccggccaaccccccccagtttatatactgagcatgacgtcatatggtatggaatagccctttggtcagtttggatcaactattctggctgtgccccctcccagtttcttgtgcgcctggcagagcatgggaagctgaaaaagtccttgactagcataagcagtactcagcaacaactacaaacatcagcctgttatcaacattcttctcctactaaatccaaaacacagcactatgcctgctgttaggaagaaaattaactctatcccagccgaaaccaggacaggattTACCATTTCTGGTCTGGTATCCCTGCCTTTGACTCTCTGCCCTGAATATTCTTAGCTTCCAGGTGGGCTCTGTATGTTCTTGGAAATCAAGATAAGGAGAAATTTCTAGGCTCTATCTCAAGTCCAGCTTCTGAACTTAAGGAAGAATTAGTTAAGGACAGTCCTACAGCCTCTGCTAGGTCAGAAGTCAGAAGATCAATCACAGGATCTCTTCCAACATTACTGTCTACAAACTCTAGTCAAGACGTCAGGGATATGAGCCCTACACCAGCATCAGAGCAACTCCTGAGACTTACTTTGGGGCAAAGACCTTCCAGACCATGAGGTGCCTCCTGAGGATCATAGCTGCACAAACACAGGCCAGAAGCTGTGGAGGAGATCAGGAAAAACAAGTTACAAGCGACTCTGGAGAGACCTCCTGGGCATTCGGTTCACATCTGAAGGTGGTACTGAACTGCACACACCTGAGAGGCTGGTACAGCGCACACCAGCAATAAGCATCCCAAAAAGGACTCCCTTCCATTGTATCCTCAAGATAGGAAACACAAGCAGCTCGAGGTACATGCAGGCCCtcctggggccaggctgggacaGCACAGAGGAGGGCTCAAACTATGGCTAACCAGATCTAATACTTCACTGAGAGGGGCactcctgctctcctgctgcagggccTGCCCCCTCCCTTGCACTGTCTCTGGTCTGACCACACAGGAGAATGATTTGAAGGGCTAAACCCCAGAAAGCTATCTGCTTCTATCATGGGACTAAATTTCTGGTATTTCGCTCCCTGTATCACCACAGCACAGGATCAGATGAAAACCAGAGCTGGTGCAGAACAGGTAGGCATGGTCAGGAAGAGGGCAAGCAGGATTACAACCCTGTAGTTTCTGAACAGACGTTGCCACTCTGGGCAGACGGGTATGAAAAGCAGCCTAATCCATACTGCAGCTTCTGTGCTGGAGCCCTtcccaaagcacagagcaaACGGCATGGCTGAGAAGAGGACCTGTGCAGCTGCTCTTCCACCTGCAACCAGACATATCACCCCTGGGCCTGTCTGTGCCCTGGCTGACTCCTTTCTCTCATCAGAGTGCTCCACGGTTCTCACAGCACACCAACTTCCTTTTGGACAGGCTTCCCCACAGCCCTCCCGCCTCTGTCCGTACCTGTGTCCCAAGAACAAAGAGGTACttcagccccagctgcagcagagcagcggAGAACTTCTCTGGGGACTCCCGCAGCCTCATCTCCATCATGTGCTCCTCCACCTCAGGCAGCTCCTCCCGGGGCTCCTTCTTGGGCTTCCTCTTCTGTGAGCTGGGCATCTCACACACAAAGGGCcaaagcaggagcagagggcagcCGACTACCTCAAGGACAAAGGCACATGAAGTTACTGGAGCCCAGGAGGTGAGGAGCAGTCTAGGCTCTGCCATGAAGCCCTGGACATGCAGGATGTGTATACCCCAGCTCCAGTTTGCTGGTCAGGCACAACTGCATGGAGGCTGCAGGCCACAGGCAGCTCTGTGGCCCCAGAACAGCGAGGATGATGCTGTTCAGCTGGTGCCAGAGCCTTCATCACCTCGTGATTAGCATGCAGGCCTCCAGACGAGGCAAAGCAGTAAGCCATGTCTACTCAGGCACAACAGCCCAGAAGAAATTGATTTACCTGCAAAGAGGATATGGGAGGCAAAGGTGTTGGCGCCCACCAGGACAGCAGGCAGGAGGTTCGTGCTGTGGTCAAGGTGGAAGCCCACAAAGGCTGCGTTCCAGTGGATGGCCGGGAAGATGGGCTGGTGGCCTGTGGAATAGAAGAACTGGGAAGCAGCAAGGAGCCAGGAGATGACTGCGTACCAGGGCACTGAAAAAGGCTCTGAGAGATTTTGAcatagagagagagagggagaaagatcAGCATCACAGAACAAGACAGATCCACAGTCAAAAAAAGCCTGTTGGGTTTTCTTCCAGGTTCCCTTTCCACGCTCTCTCTTCTGACAGACAGAAACCAGTCAGGCTCCCACCAGAGGACAGGGCAAGGGGCCAGGCATAttccctctgctgcccaccctgctacggggctgtcagcagcagtGGGGTTCAGTGGCTGCTGGCACCctggggagaagggatgggTGTAGAGCCCCCTTCCCTGACACAAGagactcctcctcctctcatGTTGCATCCCTGCTGCATGCATCTCTCTTCTGTTAGAGGATGTGAGCAGCATTAAAAAAGCTAGGAGGATCCTTGGAGGATCAGTGCACCACCATTCCCAAGAGCAGAGACCAGGCTCTGCTTCTCCCACTGGAAATAAGACAAGGTCGCTGCAGATAAGGCCCAGGTCACACATCCAGAGGATGCTCTACTAAGCCCTGACTCACCAGCATCTCCAGCAAGGCCTCTGGCACGTGTGTGGATGTGCAGCAGCATGAAGGCCTccaggaagaggagaaggaaggcaaGGCTCAGCCGTTCACTGTGCAGAAGCATCAAGAGGAAGCCCAGCAGGGTGAGTGCTATGACCAGGGCTGCCGAATACACGCTGCCCAGCCCGTACGCTGCAACAGTGGCcttgcagctgccctgctccaggcGGCTCTTCTGAGATTCCTGCATCCTCTTGTAGATCTGAGGGATGACGTGGAGGAAGTTGACTTCAGAACTGGGAGCCCCCAGGTAGGGAGTGACAATGGATCCTGCCGGCTCCCGTGTGTCCTTTGCGAACACTGTCATGGGAttgcacagcaggagcagcagccccacGAACGCTAGTCCATAGACAGCCCAAGGAAAGGCAACAACTGCCAcctccaccagctcctgcagcttgCCGAGAGAGTCATCAGCGCTGGAGGCGACGGCCCAGTAGCAGGCAATGCAGAGGACCACCAGTGGGAAACCCCAGCGCACAAAGAGCACGAGGGGGTCCGAGCTGTTCAGGTTGCCGTAGTGTCGCAGCCAGCTCCGCACTGCATAGACCAGCCCAGCCAGCAAGGCCACGCACAGGAGGTAGAAGAGGTTCTTGGCCCGTGTGTTTCTCAGGCTGGCAagtggggagaggaaaagagagggCCGGCACTGAGGGATTTCTTCACGGCACTGGTGGAAGAAACTGGAGACGCGCACACAGACCAGGAGCATGGCCACGAGGCACAGCAGGTACCAGATCTCCCTCCGGTAAGAAGAAAAGccaaggagctgctgcctggggcctTCTGGCACAGTCAGGCGACCGTCCCAGTGGAGCTTCCCTACTAGCAACATCACCAGCGAGGCCAGCAGGAATGGGGCCACCCGGGCCTCGGCCACCACAAAACTATCGGAGAACATAGCTCCGCAGCGGAAGAGGAGAATACCCATGGGGAAGGCCAGCCCCAGCCACGCTCGCAGCCTCTGCCTCAGGCCAACGCTGGCCAAGGGTGGCTGATTGCCTGCCAAACGAGCTCGCTTGGGATGCCCGCCCCACCAGTGCCAGAAAAAACCCAGTTGagaagctgcagctgcccaTGACAGCACCAGGAGGAGATCCAGCCCCTCCTGGGTGAATGCACGGGCCAGCCCAAGCAGAACAGCCACCACCAAGCCCCAAAGCAGTGGGTACAGGAGGCAGCTGCGATAGAAAGAGTCCGATGCTGCGGCCAGCTCTGAGGCCACGTAGCAGAGCAAGCAGGAAGCAGCGATGAGGGTGCAGCCCCCCACCATACGCAGGGGATGGAAGCGGGCCCAGGACCGGGTGCACACAGCCCGTGCCTCCCGCAGGTAGAGCTGGAAGCGACCAATGAGGCTTCCCAGCCTGGACTCCAGCTCCGGAGGCACCAGCGTCGCTCCCTGCACCTGGGCCAAGAGCTGAGTGTGCTCCTCCACAGCGCTGGAGAAGAGCtcctgcaggtgctggagctgctctgctggcaggTCCTGAGCCACCAGCGAGTAGGAGTGCAGGAAGCGGTCCACCTGTgggagaggggacacagggTCAGACAGTGGCACTGGGACCACTGGGAACGGGATTCACTGCCATCTTCCTCATTCAGCCCCTTCAGAACAGAAACAGCCCCAATCTGTCAACCTCTGCCAGGACAGATCTGTCCCCAGCAACATCATCCAGGGCTGGTCACCCAAATTCAGGATGTGCCTGGCAGGAAACACAATCCTTCTGCCAAAGTGGCATCCCTTTCAAGTGACATATCTGTCCCAACAGCCACACTGGCTCCTCTCAGTTCTTCACCTGCAGGTGCACCTCTGGTAGCACTGTGCATGGCTAAGGGCTTTTTTGCAGAGTCTTTGGTAACAATGAGGCAAACTTCCCCCAGAACTTCAAGTCATTACTAGCTATTAATCTGCACCTGGTGTTGACTTTTACATTGTTTGTCTGAGGACAGACATCAAATTAAAAAGCTTACAGAGGATCGAACTAAACTGCTCCCTCTTCTTCAATACAGGCACATTAACTCACTGTACCATACGCTAAGGAGAACTCATGCTACTTCCCActtgtggtggtacatctccccccgctgcctctgtttttctgttctgtttttccccttcacttcagccgctttacaatctcaggaattccaggccgctGCTTTTGTGTAGcaagttggtcagttaagcaccccttaattgtaccagaaactcctacatggctggagcagagcgcggctctgttcttatcaagattcatattatggctaacgaggggaacgagaacaaacagctacccctgacagccttgaaacagagtggtatcatcgctgctggaattccaacaacaagccgacccaaattgtggctcggatggaaatttactggtgattaaagtcaatcatctcacaatcctataaacggcagtcctaagcGAGGTCCTtagagctctcctggactgccgcgggctgcaccagcgtctccctctgatcgaaacgtctctcagagtcagcgaacactagcagactccgaaagtctgctgccaccagaactccattgccggagatcgacaacggagcctgggctgctgatattcttcactcctcgagactctactctcgcctgttgagaaatgccaaggcattagacgtgagtatttcactaaactcgaggggaatttttaacaggtatactattttcatatatgcatttatatttgtgagtgtgcatgcatgaatcaatttaagtagtttgtagatgtatgatttaattttaaagggagttttacactgctgtattattcttatagctTTACTctcataaaccgttgaccaagtctgagactaagagtgggcccagccgcacctaggctcctctctgagaaggagtttagaaagcaagggggtccattctgaacctcgtgactcaacgggaggatttccgtatcccctacatacgatttctctctctctctctctctctctctcatataacgCAATTTGCTTTATacacttttcctatgtactagatatacatgtGATGATATAGATatggtgatgacaaggtcgagtgcttctgggtgaggatgaggggggaaggccagcaaggcggacGTCCTGTGcgagtctgctatagaccacccaaccaggatgtagagatagatgaagtgttctataagcggctggcagaagtctcgcaatcactagcccttattctcgtgggggacttcaacttgccggacatctgctggaaatacaacacagcagagaggcaacagactcaaaagttcctagagtgtgtgaAGGATAACTTTCTTtctaccaggggaggtgccttgctttgacctgctgtttactaacagagaaggacttgtgggagatgttgtggtcggaggctgtcttgggcttagcgactgcgatatgatagagttctcaattccGGGCGATGTAAAGAgcaggggcagcaaaactgttagcatggacttccggagggcagactttggcctcttcaggacgctggttgggaaagtcccttgggaggcagtcctgaaaggccaaggggtccaggaaggctgggccttcttcaagaaggaagtcttaaaggcgcaggagcaggctgttcccgtgtgccgtaagacaaaccggcggggaaaacgaccggcctggctgaatagggagcttttgcggggactcagggaaaaaaggagagtctactgcctttggaagaaggggcaggcaactcaggaggagtacagggatcttgttaggtcctgcagggaggaaattagaaaggcaaaagcccagcaagaactcaatctggccaatgctgtaaaagataataaaaaatgcttttataagtacatcagcaataaaaggagagccaaggaggatctccatcctttcctggatgtgggggggaacattgtcaccgaggacaaggaaaaggctgaggtacttaacgccttctttgcctctgtgtttaacagccagaccagtcatccccagggtactcagccccctgaactggaagatagggatggggaccagaatggagccctcatagtccaggaggaagcagttaatgacct
Coding sequences within it:
- the PIGO gene encoding GPI ethanolamine phosphate transferase 3, catalytic subunit, with amino-acid sequence MRRWPVLLFLAWVCLLFFAGIGLFMSGFLLTRIELARSSSCSDPLVPPPWERQSLPPGSCWAPQRFSKAVLVIIDALRFEFARFNPAKASPLPYENKLSFLHHLATSQPHHARLYRFRADPPTATMQRIKGLTTGSLPTFIDVGSNFATYAIQEDNLLAQLVQNGRRVVFMGDDTWEGLFPKKFFRSYFFPSFNVKDLHTVDDGILQHLYPAVDSGEWDMLIAHFLGVDHCGHKHGPDHPEMAKKLTQMNEMLRSLVDHLGNDTLLLVAGDHGMTETGDHGGDSEKEVNAALFVYSKTPLFSTGPPEEPEAVPQVNLVPTVALLLGVPIPYSNIGEVMAELFSRDGDAVSAALQQLSVYHINAKQVDRFLHSYSLVAQDLPAEQLQHLQELFSSAVEEHTQLLAQVQGATLVPPELESRLGSLIGRFQLYLREARAVCTRSWARFHPLRMVGGCTLIAASCLLCYVASELAAASDSFYRSCLLYPLLWGLVVAVLLGLARAFTQEGLDLLLVLSWAAAASQLGFFWHWWGGHPKRARLAGNQPPLASVGLRQRLRAWLGLAFPMGILLFRCGAMFSDSFVVAEARVAPFLLASLVMLLVGKLHWDGRLTVPEGPRQQLLGFSSYRREIWYLLCLVAMLLVCVRVSSFFHQCREEIPQCRPSLFLSPLASLRNTRAKNLFYLLCVALLAGLVYAVRSWLRHYGNLNSSDPLVLFVRWGFPLVVLCIACYWAVASSADDSLGKLQELVEVAVVAFPWAVYGLAFVGLLLLLCNPMTVFAKDTREPAGSIVTPYLGAPSSEVNFLHVIPQIYKRMQESQKSRLEQGSCKATVAAYGLGSVYSAALVIALTLLGFLLMLLHSERLSLAFLLLFLEAFMLLHIHTRARGLAGDAEPFSVPWYAVISWLLAASQFFYSTGHQPIFPAIHWNAAFVGFHLDHSTNLLPAVLVGANTFASHILFAVGCPLLLLWPFVCEMPSSQKRKPKKEPREELPEVEEHMMEMRLRESPEKFSAALLQLGLKYLFVLGTQLLACVCAAMILRRHLMVWKVFAPKFLFESLGFVVSSICLLLGISLVMRVDCAVSTWFGQLQLSSGGPSSRWASVGSGRSLLQEPKKQKS